The proteins below are encoded in one region of Belonocnema kinseyi isolate 2016_QV_RU_SX_M_011 chromosome 1, B_treatae_v1, whole genome shotgun sequence:
- the LOC117179426 gene encoding uncharacterized protein LOC117179426: protein MLLGPRGTPHRERIVLTGIGASRAGTVRATTQVSLQSYSDTSFYLEVQAPILPRLTSQLPSRKPTDFDSALFADIKLADSHWLEPDSIDIILGVDVYGQVLRSGLRRFPPTQLIAQDTVFGWIISGSLFSDAPRWAARTSSTPLKTMHCALDDGLQEMLQRFWAVEEVASPIKKLNPEDEVCDQLYSDKHSRNGEGRYTVRLPLKAKHPPSFIETRRVALSSLSNIHPRFLRDPQLAKAYQNFMKEYEELGHTHSVEISRGLRRITTNL, encoded by the exons ATGCTTCTTGGCCCTAGAGGAACTCCA CACCGAGAAAGGATTGTTCTCACTGGCATTGGTGCATCAAGAGCTGGTACTGTGCGTGCCACTACTCAAGTATCACTACAATCATATAGTGACACTTCATTTTATCTCGAAGTTCAAGCTCCAATTTTGCCACGTCTTACATCACAACTTCCTTCCAGGAAGCCCACGGATTTTGATTCTGCTCTGTTTGCAGATATTAAGTTAGCAGATTCTCATTGGCTAGAACCAGACTCAATTGATATAATTCTAGGGGTCGATGTCTATGGCCAAGTCTTACGCTCAGGATTACGCCGATTTCCACCAACTCAATTAATAGCTCAAGATACTGTGTTTGGCTGGATCATTTCAGGATCACTGTTTTCGGACGCTCCAAGGTGGGCGGCGCGCACATCATCAACACCACTTAAAACCATGCATTGCGCCTTAGACGATGGCTTGCAAGAAATGCTTCAACGCTTTTGGGCTGTGGAAGAGGTGGCCTCGCCTATAAAGAAACTAAACCCAGAGGATGAAGTCTGTGATCAACTTTACTCAGATAAGCATTCTCGAAACGGTGAGGGACGGTATACAGTTCGCCTCCCTTTAAAGGCAAAACATCCACCTTCTTTTATCGAAACCCGGCGGGTAGCCTTAAGCTCACTCTCAAATATTCATCCTCGTTTCCTCAGGGATCCTCAGCTTGCTAAGGCTTATCAAAACTTTATGAAAGAATATGAGGAATTAGGTCACACCCACTCAGTGGAAATTTCGCGTGGTCTTCGACGCATCACGACAAACCTCTGA